The genomic segment cacaaaaaaagatagTATGCAGGAACTGCAcgtcaaagaaacaaacaaaatctgcAAGACTGAGTCTACAAAAACGATCTAAACAAGCTTATAAGGAAAATAGTGATCATGATCCGCTCCAACTTTGCGAAGAGTATAATAATCGCTACGttcagcaacaaaaaaaaaggatcaccAAAAAAGATATTAAGATTTAGGAGTCACACCTCGAGGAGTAGACTGAAAACCGCAATTGGTCAAATGGTTTGCAAGCGTCTCGCCTAAACTCTTTTGCCAGTCAGGTACACTTTTAGCTTCCGGTACAGGCCACACTATTGCTGTCTCAGTGGTGAGATTAACACTAGCAGAAGCAACTTGAGGCTATAcatcaaagaaaaggaaacaagacAAGAAAGgttttaaccaaaataattgGGCAACCATACTCTGTGAAACAAGAACAGACCACCAATTTGGTCTGGCTGAGAGAAGCAAAccaggagaggaagaagagcaagaaaagtaaaaaacttcACACTTACTTGGCTTTCCAGTATCTTCTTCACACTTGCAGAACAACCTCCACATGTCATCCCCTTCAATAGAGTGTCACATCAATGTCAGCAACACAATAACAGTATTGAATTGAATTCGAAATCATAGAGGAAAAAAGTGAGAAGAGCACATACTCCAACATCGAGGATAATAATATCTGACGACGGAAGAGAGACACCATCACTTGCTGCAGCACCCAATTTCGACTTGGAATCACCACTCTCCGATCCTCCGCCACCTCCGCCGCCACTTCCACCATTATACCCACCAAACCCTGCACCGCCTCCGCCGCCACTCGAAATACTCCTGAAAGACGGCGATGAGCTCGACAAACACTGCAACCGACGTCGGATAACCGGCAAAACAGCAGCTCCCAAGCTTCTCAAAGCTGAATTCGACGAAGTAAGCCTACTACCATGAAACCCACCAAGACGGCGCACGGCGGGAGAACAACGAGCGAGCAATAAAGGATGGAGGTGTCTGGCGCCGGATAAATGACGGTTAAGAGCTTTAGAAATAGTGAGGAGAGGTAACGAAGGACCACCACAAGTTCTAGCCATCGTTGTGGCCGTGACGGTTGATAGAGCTGAGAATGTAGACTCCATGGAAGTGGTGGTGGCTCCGTAATCTCAATCCCTCGAATCCCGTTTTATTCTAAACGAGTGGTGTCCACGTGTTAGAtcgcttcatcatcatcatcatacaacTTTTAATTAGTGAAAaggttcaaacttcaaagtatGTATATGTCGAATgagtcaaaaaaaattacagaacgAAAGGAACCTAATATTTTTCGTTGTAACAGAGTCAAATTTTACAACTTTCGTTTATTTAACTGATTTAACAAgtcgagcgtaataaaacaaagcaTAGCCCCAAACACAATAACAACAATGTTTTCACTTTGGTACATAAACTCGATTACTGAAAACTTAGCAACTTTTAGTATAGAGCCACtctatacacacacatatatcaCTAACTCGGACAAAGTATTGTCTTATTCTCTAGACTCCAATAGATGATAGGTTGTTCCCGGAACCGAGCCTTCTCTTTCGCAGACGCTCTGCAATGATGAACGCAAGCTCAAGAGACTGAGAAGCGTTGAGCCTTGGGTCACAGTGAGTGTGGTAACGCGAGCTTAGGTCGTTGTAAGTGATGGTGCGTGACCCTCCGACACATTCTGTCACGTTTTGTCCTGTCATTTCTAAATGAACTCCACCAGGGAAGCTCCCTTCTTGATCATGCACGTCAAAGAACGCTCTCAATTCAGCCTGATAAACACCATATAATTCAATTCATTTTAATGGCAAATACATGCTTACCCTGATACAAGATTTATATCTAAAGTCAGAAGATAAAGTAAGTAGAAAATATTACCCTGATTGCATCGAAAGAACGAGTTTTTAGCCCACTTGGAGCCATGATTGTGTTTCCGTGCATTGGATCACTAACCCAAGTCACAATCTGACCAGCTCCACGTACTGCTCTGATCAAGTGAGGAAGCTTAACACGCATATTCTCAGCTCCCATTCTCACTATAACTGTAATCCTTCCAGGCTTGTTCTGAGGGTTTAGTATCTCTATCAGCTTA from the Camelina sativa cultivar DH55 chromosome 12, Cs, whole genome shotgun sequence genome contains:
- the HMA6 gene encoding copper-transporting ATPase PAA1, chloroplastic-like isoform X1; the encoded protein is MESTFSALSTVTATTMARTCGGPSLPLLTISKALNRHLSGARHLHPLLLARCSPAVRRLGGFHGSRLTSSNSALRSLGAAVLPVIRRRLQCLSSSSPSFRSISSGGGGGAGFGGYNGGSGGGGGGGSESGDSKSKLGAAASDGVSLPSSDIIILDVGGMTCGGCSASVKKILESQPQVASASVNLTTETAIVWPVPEAKSVPDWQKSLGETLANHLTNCGFQSTPRGEVPEDIAGEFAP